The window GAAATGCATGTGAGCCCAGTGGAATTCAGTCATTTTCTGCATTCATTcgccataaaatgtgatctgatcctCATCTAAGTCACAAGAGACAAACGCTACGGGCCAAGTATATTGGTCAATACTGGGTCTGGTTTAATACAGTACAGTACTACTTAAACCACAGGAGGATACAGGAAATCTGCTATTAGATAGatgactttattcatccctatGGGGAAATTTTGTTAATGTTGTTATTTGTTactaattttaattgtttgaatgTTATCAGCTTAAGCACATTCCTTTGATCCATGTGCTATTGTGACTTGTGACATTTTATGACAAATGAATGTAGAAACCAATTAATTTCAAGAGGtttacacactttttttttttcgctgctGTCATTAAAATTACAATTTAGGTTAATCTCAAATTACTCAGTTCTTGCTCTGATACCTTCTTCCATACTCCTCCATAGGCTCCTGCATTATCGCTTACTGGAGGTATGGTACCTGGCTGGGAGCAATTAACTGCCCAATCTGCAGGCAAATGGTGAGTCTTGTCCTCCAGACTGTGCTGGCATCCTTCGCTATCATGTGCACCATTTGTTTTTCACACCAGGCTACGTTTTCTTATACTCTCCCTTATGTCCGACTGGATCAAACATCTGCTGTTTATTGTAAACAAGACCTGGCCTTCTCAGGTGTGCATGTCCTCCTTGAGCTACTCTGACATAAATGTTACCCAGTTCACTGCAACAAAGACTTGAGAAATACAAATATCATCTGTTGCTGTGCAAACAACGGCTAGACAGGAGGACATTGTGGTGTCTTTGCCCAACAACTTTTGGATTGGGATGCATTTGGTTTTAGAAGTTtgagcaagctttataaatgaggccccagatatTTCCAACCGAGAATGGTAGTAGAGGTCCTCACCTCCCACCTCCTGTAAACGCCTGCTTGTAATGCAACTTTTCAATTGTATTATACTCAGGTAACACTGCTCTTCCCGCTATTTCATGAGCATGCCAATCCTCAGAGGGTTCAGGAGGGTGAGGCAGAACCTCAGCTTATATTAAGAGACATCTCTGATTACAACCGGAGGTTTTCTGGCCAGCCAAGATCGGTGAGTACATCTGCTTCTGATGCTCATTTGGATGCTCATTAACAGGGTGTAAATGACTGTTTACTAGCTTTTTACAAAATACTTTATGTTTTATATGTGTCTGATATGTTTCCATGTTTTAATGTGCTCTTgcgtatttaaacatttttcccTCAGAATAAAACTACAATTTGCATCACCATTAGTTGATAAAGGATAAGTGTGCAGATGAGTTACTGACGTGCAGATTTTATGTTACTGTTTTAATGTCGTCTCTCTTATGTTTTCCTGTCcttttttaacctctcctcaGTTCATGGACAGGCTGCGCGATGTGCCCACCCTACTGCGTCACGCCTTCAGGGAGATGTTTACTGTGGGCGGCCTCTTCTGGATGTTTCGTATTCGAATTCTTCTTTGCCTGGTCGGTGCCATCACATACCTGGTCTCGCCGCTCGACATCCTCCCTGAAGCGCTTTTCGGCCTTTTGGGTTTCATGGACGATTTCTtcgtcatcctcctcctcttcgtGTACATCTCAATCATGTACAGAGAGGTGGTGACGCAGAGACTCAACGGCTAGGCAATCACTAATAAAAAAGGCCTTGAGAAGAGTCAAGTTATCATTTGTGGATATGTAAAAAattgataaaataaattatctctttttttccccctctgatGGCTTTGACTTTGAAGCA of the Cololabis saira isolate AMF1-May2022 chromosome 11, fColSai1.1, whole genome shotgun sequence genome contains:
- the rnf170 gene encoding E3 ubiquitin-protein ligase RNF170; the encoded protein is MEDSQCGDLDYLIQDEDTIIEGVSNQVLFVVVLSFTFLAGLLTLLCRQEEQNIHPENQEHVRAVRQQLQTEQDENPQAEARQQYYTDMSCPVCLQQAVLPVETNCGHLFCGSCIIAYWRYGTWLGAINCPICRQMVTLLFPLFHEHANPQRVQEGEAEPQLILRDISDYNRRFSGQPRSFMDRLRDVPTLLRHAFREMFTVGGLFWMFRIRILLCLVGAITYLVSPLDILPEALFGLLGFMDDFFVILLLFVYISIMYREVVTQRLNG